CAACGAGTGAACCACGGGGAGCCCGCAGCCGGTCAGGATCGGAGAAGCCGGAGCGGGCTCCCCGGACCTAGCGTGGGAGCAGCGACGGGGAAGGCCGTCGGACCGCACACCACGAGGAGTGAGTTTCATGAGCGCAGGCGTGCAGACGATCATCTACCCCGTCAAGGACAAGGCCCGTGCCAAGGCCCTGTTCACCGCCCTCCTGGGCGTCGAGCCGTACGCGGACGAGCCCTACTACGTCGGTTTCAAGGCCGAGGGCCAGGATGTCGGCCTCGACCCGAACGGGCATGCGCAGGGCCTGACCGGGCCGGTGCCGTTCTGGCACGTCACCGACCTGCGGGAGCGCCTCGCGGCCCTGCTGGCGGCGGGCGCCGAGGTCGTCCAGGAGGTGCGGGACGTCGGCAACGGCCGGCTGATCGCCTCCGTGAAGGACGCCGACGGCAACCTGATCGGCCTG
The genomic region above belongs to Streptomyces sp. CG1 and contains:
- a CDS encoding VOC family protein; amino-acid sequence: MSAGVQTIIYPVKDKARAKALFTALLGVEPYADEPYYVGFKAEGQDVGLDPNGHAQGLTGPVPFWHVTDLRERLAALLAAGAEVVQEVRDVGNGRLIASVKDADGNLIGLLQDPVA